The following nucleotide sequence is from Barnesiella viscericola DSM 18177.
TACAGTGCTTGGGATCCCTCGTCGCCCGTGTTTGTGGTTGACGACACCCTGTGCATTCCTACCGTATTCATTGCCTACACGGGCGAATCGCTCGACTACAAGGCTCCTTTGTTGAAAGCCCTGCGTGCTGTCGATAAGGCGGCTGTCGATGTGTGTCACTATTTCAATCCAGACGTAAAAAAGGTGGTTGCCTATTTGGGTTGGGAGCAGGAGTATTTCCTGGTCGACGAGGGCTTGTATGCAGCTCGTCCCGACCTGCTGCTGACGGGCCGCACGCTTATGGGACACGAAGCCTCGAAGAACCAACAGCTCGAAGACCACTATTTCGGTGCCATTCCTACACGTGTAGCCGCCTTTATGAAGGACCTCGAAATTCAGGCCTTGGAGCTGGGTATTCCCGTCAAGACCCGTCACAACGAGGTTGCTCCCAACCAGTTTGAGTTGGCTCCCATTTTCGAGGAGTGTAACTTGGCTGTCGACCACAACATGCTGATCATGTCGCTCATGCGCAAGGTAGCCCGCACACACGGGTTCAGAGTGCTGTTGCACGAGAAACCCTTCAAGGGTGTGAACGGTTCGGGCAAGCACAACAACTGGTCGCTGGGTACCGATACCGGCGTGCTGCTGATGTCGCCGGGCAAGACCCCCGAAGAGAACCTGCGTTTCATCACCTTTGTCGTGAATACGCTGATGGCGGTATATCGCCACAATGGTTTGCTGAAAGCCTCAATCATGAGTGCCACCAATGCCCACCGTCTGGGCGCCAACGAGGCACCTCCTGCCATCATCTCGTCGTTCCTGGGTACGCAGTTGAGCCGGGTTCTCGACCACATGGAAGAGAGTTCGACCGACGAGTTGGTTGTCCTCTCGGGCAAGCATGGCATGAAACTCGACATACCTCAAATTCCCGAGCTGCTCATCGACAATACCGACCGTAACCGTACGTCGCCCTTCGCCTTCACCGGCAACCGGTTCGAGTTCCGTGCCGTAGGATCCGAGGCTAACTGTGCCAGCGGTATGATTGCCTTGAATGCTGCCGTAGCCGAACAGTTGGTTATCTTCAAGAACGAAGTGGACGAACTCATCGGAAAAGGTGAGGCCAAGATTCCCGCTATTATCCAGGTATTGCGCAAGTACATCAAGTTGAGCAAACCCATTCGTTTTGACGGCAACGGATACAGCGACGAGTGGAAGGAAGAGGCCAAGCGCCGCGGTCTCGATTGCGAGACCAGTGTTCCGGTTATCTTCGACAACTACCTGTCGCCCGACAGCATCAAGATGTTCGAGTCGACCGGGGTGATGACCCGCAAGGAGCTGGAAGCCCGCAACGAGGTGAAATGGGAGACTTACACGAAGAAAATCCAAATTGAAGCTCGTGTATTGGGCGACTTGGTGATGAACCATATCGTGCCCGTAGCTACCGAGTATCAGACCAAGTTGATCGATAACGTCTACAAGATGCGCGGCCTCTTCTCGGAAGAGGAGACTCGGAAGCTCTCGGCCGAGAATCTGGCGATTATCCGCAAGATTGCCGAGCACACCAGCTACATCAAGGAACATGTCGATTCGATGATCGATGCCCGCAAGGTGGCCAACAAGATTACTGACGAGCGTGAGAAGGCTGTGGCCTATCACGACACGATAGCTCCCATGTTGGAACAGATTCGCTACCACATCGATAAGCTCGAACTGATTGTCGATGACCAGATGTGGACGCTGCCCAAATACCGGGAGCTG
It contains:
- a CDS encoding glutamine synthetase III family protein, whose protein sequence is MSTLRFRVVEKAFQAKPVEVAVPAERPSDYFAKYVFNREKMFKYLPTAVYNRLVDVMDHGATLDRDIADEVAQGMKKWAMELGATHYTHWFQPLTEGTAEKHDAFVEHDGKGGMMEEFSGKLLVQQEPDASSFPNGGIRNTFEARGYSAWDPSSPVFVVDDTLCIPTVFIAYTGESLDYKAPLLKALRAVDKAAVDVCHYFNPDVKKVVAYLGWEQEYFLVDEGLYAARPDLLLTGRTLMGHEASKNQQLEDHYFGAIPTRVAAFMKDLEIQALELGIPVKTRHNEVAPNQFELAPIFEECNLAVDHNMLIMSLMRKVARTHGFRVLLHEKPFKGVNGSGKHNNWSLGTDTGVLLMSPGKTPEENLRFITFVVNTLMAVYRHNGLLKASIMSATNAHRLGANEAPPAIISSFLGTQLSRVLDHMEESSTDELVVLSGKHGMKLDIPQIPELLIDNTDRNRTSPFAFTGNRFEFRAVGSEANCASGMIALNAAVAEQLVIFKNEVDELIGKGEAKIPAIIQVLRKYIKLSKPIRFDGNGYSDEWKEEAKRRGLDCETSVPVIFDNYLSPDSIKMFESTGVMTRKELEARNEVKWETYTKKIQIEARVLGDLVMNHIVPVATEYQTKLIDNVYKMRGLFSEEETRKLSAENLAIIRKIAEHTSYIKEHVDSMIDARKVANKITDEREKAVAYHDTIAPMLEQIRYHIDKLELIVDDQMWTLPKYRELLFIR